One part of the Dyadobacter sp. 676 genome encodes these proteins:
- a CDS encoding glycoside hydrolase family 130 protein, whose amino-acid sequence MAVHLIRKDTIFQPDSSRVIARFLYNGEDRSKELISIILALDAGTQIRQLNNVLRKYAKRHRNILKVFERHFRKLEVLFNAMQIDPQDLETNQRLLIGAYFTMEYSIEAAAFFNPSIVADPDQSGVEPGETRVILSFRATGEGHISSIVFRSALIDQNDDIVIDTPGRLLDSPEHVRNHVYKKRSFLSKLGEMQDLDNLAYPALEGKLTETFTYEELKRYVEETSRLPEMDIAGAVFLHEVMWLASSHYEMDFSLDTDISERVIFPIADTEKRGIEDARFVCFTDDNQERTYYATYTAYDGVNILPKLLTTRDFYHFKVLPLHGEIAQNKGMALFPRKIKGKYAMLCRIDGVNNYIAYSDNISVWRKATLIQTPKFPWEFVQIGNCGSPIETRAGWLVLTHGVGPMREYVLGVSLFELESPENEIGRLINPLLIPNASERDGYVPNVVYSCGAFVHNQSLIIPYATSDYASTYAVVNLEELLEDLIGDRN is encoded by the coding sequence ATGGCCGTACATCTCATTCGGAAAGACACCATTTTTCAGCCTGATTCGAGCCGGGTCATTGCGCGATTTCTGTACAATGGCGAGGATAGGAGTAAAGAACTGATATCGATTATTCTCGCGCTTGATGCAGGCACCCAGATACGGCAACTGAACAACGTTCTGAGAAAGTACGCGAAACGGCACCGGAATATCCTCAAAGTATTCGAACGGCATTTTCGAAAGCTGGAAGTTCTGTTCAACGCCATGCAAATAGACCCGCAGGATCTGGAGACGAACCAGCGTCTGCTGATCGGTGCCTATTTCACAATGGAATATTCCATCGAAGCTGCGGCCTTTTTCAACCCGTCCATTGTGGCCGATCCCGATCAATCCGGCGTTGAACCGGGCGAAACGCGGGTGATCCTCAGCTTTCGGGCTACGGGGGAAGGGCATATATCGTCTATTGTATTCCGTTCGGCACTTATTGATCAAAACGATGATATTGTCATCGATACGCCCGGCCGGTTACTCGATTCTCCCGAGCATGTGCGCAACCACGTCTATAAGAAAAGGTCGTTTCTGTCAAAATTGGGCGAAATGCAGGATTTGGACAATCTTGCGTACCCGGCTTTGGAAGGAAAGCTGACCGAGACATTTACATATGAAGAACTCAAACGATATGTGGAAGAAACCAGCAGGTTGCCGGAGATGGACATTGCGGGCGCGGTGTTTCTCCACGAGGTAATGTGGCTGGCCTCTTCGCACTACGAAATGGATTTTTCCCTTGACACCGACATTTCAGAACGTGTGATCTTTCCCATCGCCGATACGGAAAAAAGAGGTATCGAAGATGCGAGGTTTGTCTGTTTCACCGATGACAACCAAGAGCGGACCTACTATGCTACCTACACGGCATACGATGGCGTCAATATCCTGCCCAAGCTGTTGACTACCCGGGACTTCTATCATTTTAAAGTACTGCCGCTGCACGGAGAGATTGCGCAGAATAAGGGAATGGCACTTTTTCCACGAAAGATCAAGGGCAAATACGCCATGCTTTGCCGCATCGACGGCGTCAATAATTACATTGCCTATTCGGATAATATCAGCGTTTGGCGCAAGGCCACGTTGATCCAGACACCTAAATTTCCCTGGGAATTCGTTCAAATCGGCAATTGCGGCTCACCCATTGAAACCCGGGCCGGATGGCTGGTATTAACGCACGGAGTAGGCCCGATGCGGGAGTACGTGCTAGGAGTATCACTGTTTGAATTGGAAAGCCCTGAAAATGAGATAGGACGTCTGATTAACCCCCTACTGATCCCCAATGCAAGCGAGCGCGATGGTTATGTGCCGAATGTAGTCTATTCCTGCGGCGCATTTGTGCACAATCAGAGTCTGATTATCCCTTATGCCACTTCCGACTATGCTTCTACGTATGCAGTGGTCAATTTAGAAGAATTATTAGAGGACCTTATCGGCGACAGAAACTAA
- a CDS encoding glycosyltransferase family 4 protein → MRVAILSSIAWRTPPRQYGPWEQVASYLTEGLVEKGVDVTLFATTDSVTTAKLEGTSHAPYAEDRDIDPKVAECLHISHLMENASQFDLIHNHFDFLPLTYSKLIRTPMLTTIHGFSSTKILDVYRKYNGSCFYASISNADRSDELDYIATVYNGVDGKDFPFERNPQDYLLFFGRIHSEKGTLEAIQIARESGKVLLIAGLIQDDAYFEQKIKPCIDERSVFYIGNVGPSERKTLLGKALALLHPIQFDEPFGLSVAESMFCGTPVIAFNRGSMCELIVDGKTGFLVHTIGEAVQAVKRVAQLDRQECRQWAKAMFSKEKMVDNYMKVYEKILRR, encoded by the coding sequence ATGAGAGTGGCTATACTATCATCGATCGCATGGCGTACGCCGCCCCGGCAATATGGGCCGTGGGAGCAGGTGGCCTCCTATCTGACGGAGGGGCTCGTCGAGAAGGGCGTAGATGTAACGCTCTTTGCCACAACCGATTCGGTGACCACGGCAAAACTGGAAGGAACCTCGCATGCTCCCTATGCGGAAGACAGGGACATCGACCCAAAAGTGGCCGAATGTCTGCACATCAGCCATTTGATGGAAAATGCCTCGCAGTTTGATCTGATTCACAATCATTTCGATTTTCTCCCATTAACCTACTCCAAACTCATCCGGACCCCCATGCTGACGACGATCCATGGATTCTCATCCACCAAAATCCTGGATGTCTACCGGAAGTATAACGGCTCATGCTTTTACGCATCCATTAGCAATGCCGATCGTAGCGATGAACTGGACTACATTGCAACAGTGTATAACGGTGTCGACGGCAAGGATTTCCCTTTCGAGAGAAACCCGCAAGACTATCTGCTGTTTTTCGGCCGTATTCATTCCGAGAAGGGAACGCTAGAAGCGATTCAGATAGCCCGGGAGTCCGGAAAGGTCCTACTAATTGCGGGGCTGATTCAGGACGACGCCTATTTCGAGCAAAAGATCAAGCCCTGCATCGATGAAAGATCGGTCTTTTATATTGGGAACGTCGGTCCATCCGAGCGCAAAACGTTACTCGGAAAAGCGCTCGCGCTGCTTCACCCGATTCAGTTCGACGAACCTTTCGGTTTAAGCGTCGCTGAATCGATGTTTTGCGGTACGCCGGTGATCGCCTTTAACCGTGGCTCGATGTGCGAGCTGATTGTCGACGGAAAAACCGGGTTCCTGGTCCATACAATCGGTGAGGCCGTTCAGGCTGTAAAAAGGGTTGCACAGCTTGACAGGCAGGAATGCCGCCAATGGGCGAAGGCGATGTTTTCGAAAGAAAAGATGGTGGACAACTACATGAAAGTCTACGAAAAAATTCTGCGGCGTTAG
- a CDS encoding glycosyltransferase family 4 protein, giving the protein MKIAFIGTYPPRECGIGTFTQNLFHSTVGEEALVGGSQGFVIAIDDNGLHYDYPKEVKLAIRQEEQTDYLEAANVINLSGADVCILEHEFGIFGGQDGIYILPLLHRLKIPLIVTLHTVLKTPSYNQKAVMTEICKIAQSVVVMSQTAVDMLSDVYKVPIDKIARIAHGVPDIHFGQLLAKKEFKLSSKQVLLTFGFIGRNKGIETVLRALPEVVKKYPQLVYIVLGKTHPNVVRHAGEEYRVFLAGLVKQLGIEKHVVFLNEFISQSELFKYLSASDIYITPYTSEAQITSGTLSYAIGAGNAVISTPYWHAAELLADGRGRLFNFHDSPALTEILLELLDHPEQMRQLRKNAFDYGREITWPKIGQKYLELAGSIAKIGLDIESGNPMILDPLALPPFLLDHVQRLTDDTGIIQHAKYGIPNLKEGYCLDDNARALLMVLMTYKRNKHPLALKLSPTYLSYINYMQTQDGMFRNFLSFNRNFLDEVGSEDSFGRTIWSLGYLLGNAPNDAYYQTGREIFFDAVPNFTKLKSIRSIANTVVGICHYLKSNPTDEGMIKILEALTGRLLAEYDIHRSNDWQWFESLLAYDNAFLPLALLHAAEFLHDPRVFEVAIESMDFLSDVTLRNGYLSVVGNENWYGRDREQSMFAQQPLDALAMVLMFHQAFRLTKDQSYIQKLSTCFMWFLGENDLRVSLYDFETKGCCDGLESTGVNRNQGAESTLAYLISHLSVLEAFEEVTKMEAELV; this is encoded by the coding sequence ATGAAAATAGCATTTATAGGGACCTACCCACCAAGGGAGTGCGGAATTGGCACTTTCACCCAGAACTTATTTCATTCTACCGTCGGAGAGGAAGCCCTGGTCGGCGGCTCGCAAGGCTTTGTGATCGCGATAGACGACAATGGCCTACATTATGATTATCCCAAAGAAGTGAAGCTCGCTATCCGGCAGGAAGAACAGACTGACTATCTGGAAGCAGCCAATGTCATTAACCTGAGCGGGGCTGATGTATGCATACTCGAACACGAATTCGGCATATTTGGCGGTCAGGACGGCATCTACATTCTGCCGTTGTTGCACCGGCTCAAAATTCCGCTGATCGTCACGCTACATACTGTGCTGAAAACACCTTCCTACAATCAGAAGGCTGTGATGACCGAGATATGTAAAATTGCGCAGTCGGTGGTGGTCATGAGCCAGACCGCGGTCGATATGCTATCGGATGTCTACAAGGTGCCCATCGACAAAATCGCCCGTATTGCACATGGTGTGCCGGATATACACTTTGGCCAACTTCTGGCCAAGAAAGAGTTCAAGCTTTCCTCCAAACAGGTGCTATTGACCTTTGGGTTTATTGGGCGTAATAAAGGAATCGAGACAGTCCTAAGGGCCTTACCCGAGGTAGTCAAAAAGTATCCGCAACTTGTCTACATTGTGCTAGGTAAAACGCATCCCAACGTAGTCAGGCATGCTGGGGAAGAGTACCGTGTCTTCCTTGCAGGCTTGGTCAAACAGCTGGGCATTGAGAAGCATGTCGTATTCCTGAACGAGTTCATAAGTCAGTCCGAGCTTTTCAAATACCTCTCTGCCTCCGATATCTACATCACCCCTTATACCAGCGAGGCCCAGATTACGAGCGGGACGCTTTCCTATGCGATTGGCGCCGGTAATGCAGTGATCTCTACGCCTTATTGGCATGCAGCAGAATTGCTCGCCGATGGCAGGGGCCGTCTTTTCAATTTCCACGACTCGCCGGCACTTACCGAGATATTGCTTGAACTACTGGATCATCCCGAGCAGATGCGGCAGCTCCGGAAAAATGCATTTGATTATGGTCGCGAAATAACCTGGCCGAAAATCGGGCAAAAATATCTGGAATTGGCGGGGTCAATAGCGAAAATCGGACTAGATATTGAATCGGGCAATCCGATGATTCTGGACCCGCTTGCGCTTCCGCCATTCCTGCTCGATCACGTGCAGCGCCTCACCGACGACACCGGCATTATCCAGCACGCCAAATACGGGATCCCGAACCTGAAAGAAGGCTATTGTCTGGATGATAATGCAAGGGCCTTGCTGATGGTGTTGATGACCTACAAAAGAAACAAGCATCCACTTGCCTTGAAACTGTCGCCCACCTATTTAAGCTACATCAATTACATGCAGACCCAGGACGGCATGTTCAGAAACTTCCTGAGCTTCAACCGTAACTTCCTGGATGAAGTAGGGTCGGAGGACTCCTTTGGTCGCACGATTTGGTCGTTGGGCTATCTGCTCGGGAATGCACCTAATGACGCCTATTACCAGACCGGCCGCGAGATTTTCTTTGACGCTGTGCCGAATTTTACCAAACTCAAATCTATCCGAAGTATTGCCAACACCGTCGTCGGGATATGCCACTATTTGAAAAGCAATCCGACAGACGAAGGGATGATCAAGATATTGGAAGCCCTGACCGGCAGGCTTCTCGCCGAATACGATATCCACCGCAGCAATGATTGGCAATGGTTTGAATCGCTGCTGGCCTATGACAATGCATTTTTGCCTTTGGCGCTCCTGCATGCTGCTGAGTTTTTGCATGATCCCCGCGTCTTCGAAGTAGCAATAGAAAGCATGGATTTCCTTTCGGATGTAACGCTCCGCAACGGCTATTTGTCGGTTGTTGGCAACGAGAACTGGTACGGCAGAGACCGAGAGCAATCGATGTTTGCTCAGCAACCACTGGATGCCCTTGCCATGGTATTGATGTTCCATCAGGCGTTCCGGCTTACCAAAGATCAATCCTATATCCAGAAATTATCCACCTGTTTCATGTGGTTTTTAGGAGAAAACGACCTCCGGGTAAGCCTTTACGATTTTGAAACAAAAGGCTGCTGCGACGGTTTGGAAAGCACAGGAGTCAACCGAAACCAGGGAGCCGAGAGCACATTGGCCTATCTGATCTCCCATTTAAGCGTGCTCGAAGCATTTGAGGAAGTCACCAAAATGGAAGCCGAACTGGTATGA